A DNA window from Thermosynechococcaceae cyanobacterium Okahandja contains the following coding sequences:
- a CDS encoding class I SAM-dependent methyltransferase yields the protein MATVLRTWSYQFPWLYDTISGIAAIAVGGRDRLHHLAWQGLNLPRSTVVLDLCCAHGIVTESLTTAFDQVTGLDASPKAIARARERVPQATYVEAFAEAMPFEDQSFDLVHTSMALHEMQPQQLTAIIAEVWRVLKPGGWFALIDFHRPHFPLLWPGLALFFWLFETETAWQLLKTDLAQVLQEQGFELADQHYHLGRSLQVIHARKPISAISH from the coding sequence ATGGCAACCGTTCTCCGCACATGGAGCTACCAGTTTCCATGGCTTTACGACACCATTAGCGGCATTGCTGCAATCGCCGTGGGGGGGCGCGATCGCCTCCATCACTTGGCTTGGCAGGGCTTAAACCTGCCCCGCAGTACGGTAGTACTGGATTTGTGTTGCGCCCATGGCATTGTTACCGAATCCTTAACCACGGCCTTTGATCAGGTCACGGGCCTCGATGCCTCCCCGAAGGCGATCGCCCGCGCTCGAGAGCGCGTACCCCAAGCCACCTACGTGGAAGCCTTTGCTGAAGCCATGCCCTTTGAAGATCAATCGTTTGATCTGGTGCATACCAGTATGGCGCTCCACGAAATGCAACCGCAGCAGCTAACCGCCATTATTGCGGAAGTTTGGCGCGTTCTTAAGCCCGGTGGTTGGTTTGCCCTGATTGACTTTCATCGCCCGCACTTTCCCCTGTTGTGGCCGGGGCTAGCACTATTTTTCTGGCTGTTTGAAACCGAAACCGCTTGGCAACTGCTGAAGACGGATTTGGCGCAAGTGTTGCAGGAGCAAGGCTTTGAACTGGCCGACCAGCACTATCACCTCGGACGCAGCCTGCAAGTGATCCACGCCCGCAAACCTATTTCTGCGATCAGCCATTAA
- a CDS encoding phage holin family protein, which produces MIWGLLVTWIVTSISLFVVSRLSFLGVEIDKFSTALWSAIVFGVLNATLGAVLKFLSFPFIFLSLGLFALIINAAIFALAAAIVDGFTLRNGFWSALLGSIALSLMNSLSFGLLTRLGVF; this is translated from the coding sequence ATGATTTGGGGCTTGCTTGTCACTTGGATTGTGACCAGTATTAGTTTATTTGTTGTCTCGCGCCTTTCCTTCTTGGGCGTGGAAATCGATAAGTTTAGTACGGCGCTGTGGTCGGCCATTGTCTTTGGGGTGCTGAACGCGACGCTAGGGGCAGTCCTCAAATTTCTTTCCTTCCCCTTTATCTTTTTGTCGTTGGGGCTTTTTGCCCTGATAATTAATGCGGCCATTTTTGCGTTGGCCGCGGCTATTGTGGATGGTTTTACCCTGCGCAATGGGTTCTGGAGTGCTCTATTGGGATCCATTGCCCTCAGTCTAATGAATTCCCTCTCCTTTGGACTCTTGACTCGATTGGGAGTATTCTAA
- the pflB gene encoding formate C-acetyltransferase gives MNCTRSTELPETAWHTFTGGDWVQRVDVRDFIQRNYTPYTGDASFLVGASDRTQKLWGKVRDLMALEREKGVLDADTSTPSGITAHAPGYIDRDLEQIVGLQTDKPLKRAIMPFGGIRVVETSLKAYGYELDPRTKEIFTKYRKTHNDGVFDAYTPEMRRCRKSGIITGLPDAYGRGRIIGDYRRVALYGVDRLIADKQAQQASLELDTIDEDTIRLREELSEQIKALNELKEMAASYGFDISRPASNGKEAIQWLYFGYLAAVKEQNGAAMSLGRVSTFLDIYFERDLRLGTATEAEIQEWLDHFVMKLRMVRFLRTPEYNELFSGDPTWVTEAIGGMGLDGRPLVTKTSFRILNTLYTLGPAPEPNLTVLWSENLPEPFKHFCAQVSIDTSSIQYENDDLMRPYWGDDYAIACCVSAMRVGKQMQFFGARVNLAKALLYAINGGRDEASGAQVAPMFAPITGDTLTWEETLPRFEQMLAWLAKVYVNTLNVIHYMHDKYCYERLEMALHDCDVFRTMACGVAGLSVVADALSAIKYANVKIIRNAEGLAVDYEITGDFPKYGNNDDRVDSLAVWLVETFMNEVRKHKTYRNAVPTQSILTITSNVVYGKKTGSTPDGRKAGEPFAPGANPMHGRDTKGAIASLASVAKLPYVHAQDGISNTFSIVPSALGKTREDQIANLANMLDGYIHDQGFHINVNVLNREMLLDAMDHPELYPQLTIRVSGYAVNFIKLTREQQLDVINRTFHERF, from the coding sequence ATGAACTGTACACGTTCCACAGAGCTTCCCGAAACGGCATGGCACACGTTTACTGGTGGTGACTGGGTTCAGCGCGTCGATGTGCGCGATTTTATTCAGCGCAACTATACCCCCTACACCGGTGATGCGTCATTCTTAGTCGGAGCGAGCGATCGCACCCAAAAATTATGGGGCAAAGTGCGCGACCTGATGGCCTTAGAGCGGGAAAAAGGCGTACTCGATGCAGACACTAGTACTCCTTCTGGCATTACCGCCCACGCTCCGGGCTACATTGATCGTGATCTGGAACAAATTGTTGGCCTGCAAACCGACAAACCCTTAAAACGCGCCATCATGCCCTTTGGTGGTATTCGCGTTGTTGAAACCTCTCTGAAAGCCTATGGCTACGAGCTAGATCCGCGCACCAAAGAGATCTTTACCAAGTACCGCAAAACCCATAACGACGGCGTTTTTGATGCCTATACCCCAGAAATGCGCCGCTGCCGGAAATCCGGCATCATTACGGGGCTGCCCGATGCCTACGGTCGGGGTCGTATCATTGGCGACTATCGCCGGGTGGCTCTCTACGGGGTGGATCGCCTCATTGCCGACAAACAAGCCCAGCAAGCCTCCCTTGAGCTAGACACCATCGATGAAGACACCATCCGCCTGCGGGAAGAACTCTCAGAGCAAATTAAGGCACTCAACGAACTCAAAGAAATGGCCGCCAGCTATGGCTTTGATATTAGCCGCCCCGCCAGCAACGGTAAAGAAGCGATTCAGTGGCTCTACTTTGGCTACTTAGCCGCCGTCAAAGAGCAAAACGGTGCGGCCATGTCCCTAGGGCGCGTCTCCACCTTTTTGGATATTTACTTCGAGCGGGATCTGCGCCTTGGCACTGCCACTGAAGCTGAGATCCAAGAATGGCTGGATCACTTTGTGATGAAATTGCGCATGGTGCGCTTCTTGCGGACACCGGAGTACAACGAACTATTCTCCGGTGATCCCACATGGGTCACGGAAGCCATCGGGGGTATGGGGCTAGATGGTCGTCCGCTGGTGACTAAAACCAGTTTCCGTATCCTGAATACCCTCTATACCCTTGGACCAGCGCCGGAACCCAACCTAACGGTGCTCTGGTCTGAAAACTTGCCCGAACCCTTCAAACACTTCTGCGCCCAAGTCTCGATTGATACTAGCTCGATCCAGTACGAAAACGATGACCTGATGCGTCCCTACTGGGGGGATGATTACGCTATTGCCTGCTGCGTCTCGGCGATGCGGGTGGGTAAACAAATGCAGTTCTTTGGTGCTCGGGTGAACTTGGCCAAAGCCCTCCTCTACGCCATCAATGGTGGCCGTGATGAGGCATCAGGCGCACAGGTGGCTCCCATGTTTGCCCCGATTACAGGGGATACCCTAACTTGGGAGGAAACCTTACCCCGGTTCGAGCAAATGCTGGCGTGGTTAGCCAAGGTTTATGTCAATACCCTTAACGTCATCCACTACATGCACGATAAGTACTGCTACGAGCGGCTGGAGATGGCGCTCCACGACTGCGATGTGTTCCGCACCATGGCCTGTGGTGTGGCGGGGCTGTCGGTGGTGGCGGATGCCCTCTCGGCCATCAAATACGCCAACGTCAAGATCATCCGCAATGCTGAAGGGTTAGCGGTGGACTACGAGATCACGGGTGACTTTCCTAAGTACGGCAATAACGACGATCGCGTCGATAGTTTAGCGGTGTGGCTTGTGGAAACATTTATGAATGAGGTGCGTAAGCACAAAACCTACCGTAATGCCGTGCCAACCCAATCAATTCTGACCATTACCTCGAATGTGGTCTATGGCAAGAAAACCGGCAGTACCCCCGATGGTCGCAAAGCGGGTGAACCCTTTGCCCCGGGCGCAAACCCAATGCACGGTCGCGATACCAAAGGGGCGATCGCCTCGCTGGCATCCGTCGCTAAGCTCCCCTACGTCCATGCCCAAGACGGCATCTCGAACACATTTTCAATTGTCCCCAGTGCCTTGGGGAAAACCCGCGAGGATCAAATTGCCAACCTAGCTAACATGCTAGATGGCTACATCCACGATCAAGGGTTCCACATCAACGTCAACGTTCTCAACCGCGAGATGTTGCTCGATGCCATGGATCATCCGGAACTGTACCCACAACTCACGATTCGGGTCTCAGGCTATGCGGTGAACTTTATCAAACTCACCCGCGAACAACAGTTGGATGTGATTAACCGCACGTTCCACGAACGGTTCTAG
- a CDS encoding peroxiredoxin, protein MALAVGTPAPAFTVKDTMGNTVSLSDFAGKTVVLYFYPKDDTPGCTKEACSFRDNYAAYQGKDIVVLGVSGDDETSHQKFTQKFNLPFPLLADVDKLIIKAYDVDGGGYAKRVTYVIDGNGIISHVYTSINTETHASDILADLGL, encoded by the coding sequence ATGGCATTAGCAGTTGGTACCCCTGCTCCAGCCTTCACCGTCAAAGACACCATGGGCAATACCGTCTCTCTCTCAGACTTTGCCGGTAAAACCGTCGTCCTTTACTTTTACCCTAAAGACGACACCCCCGGCTGCACCAAAGAAGCCTGTAGCTTTCGCGATAACTACGCCGCCTATCAGGGTAAAGACATAGTCGTGCTAGGCGTTAGCGGTGATGATGAAACCTCGCACCAAAAATTCACTCAAAAATTTAACCTCCCCTTTCCCTTACTGGCTGACGTAGATAAATTAATCATCAAAGCCTACGATGTGGATGGTGGCGGCTATGCCAAGCGAGTCACCTACGTCATTGATGGCAACGGTATCATTTCCCACGTTTACACCAGCATTAACACCGAGACCCACGCCAGCGATATTTTGGCAGACTTAGGTCTTTAA
- the cobJ gene encoding precorrin-3B C(17)-methyltransferase — MPPFNRTVHQLETWSPLAAIATTRQGATQLEHLRRAGIEFDLWLPAHLAVDIEDAQRYSDSLASHLNTVWHHYRSWLFTLACGAVVRLIAPLLEEKRKDPAVCVLSEDGQWLISLVGSHGAGGDRLCQILAAAIGATPILTGASHTQRYFAVDCWGKALGWQHGAGDWNRMAALQAQQQVLSVFQTCGSELWRTGLAREQPIKWVSAPPQEAAVWITEKAIQPDVGVVWHPRVLWLGIGCERGTDAAVIEAAITQTLEEAGLARAAIAGLASIDRKADEVGLLQVAQRYQWPIRWFSAAQLQQVTVPTPSAIVAAEMGTPSVAEAAALLASDRGPLLVPKQIYRHPAYQGAVTVAVAQSRREYIPRKGAIALIGTGPGALDQLTMAARTALLAADVWMGYELYLKLLTPLQQPGQMVCTYPITQERERAQAAIELASWGLHVAVVSSGDCGIYGMAGLVLELLMQSNRSDLAVNVFPGVSAVNAAAARVGAPLMHDFCTISLSDRLTPWPVIEARLEAAAKADFVTALYNPRSRDRQQQLVQAQQIFQRHRPPSTPVAIVRAAYRPEEQITLTTLAAFQPAAVDMFSLVLIGNATTRRFQDWLITPRGYLAALEYSQSSQESKGEGIH, encoded by the coding sequence ATGCCACCGTTTAATCGTACTGTGCATCAACTGGAAACTTGGTCGCCCTTGGCCGCGATCGCCACCACCCGCCAAGGTGCCACCCAACTGGAACACTTGCGCCGCGCAGGTATAGAGTTTGATTTGTGGCTGCCAGCGCATCTGGCGGTGGACATCGAGGATGCTCAGCGGTACAGCGATAGTTTGGCAAGCCACTTGAATACTGTTTGGCACCACTATCGGAGTTGGCTTTTTACTCTAGCCTGTGGTGCAGTGGTGCGCCTGATTGCGCCTCTCCTTGAGGAGAAGCGTAAGGATCCGGCGGTCTGTGTGCTTTCGGAGGATGGCCAGTGGCTTATTAGCTTAGTGGGCAGTCATGGGGCAGGGGGCGATCGCCTCTGCCAGATTTTAGCAGCGGCTATTGGTGCAACACCCATTCTGACGGGGGCAAGCCACACTCAGCGCTACTTTGCGGTGGACTGTTGGGGCAAGGCTCTAGGCTGGCAGCACGGCGCAGGCGACTGGAATAGGATGGCGGCCTTGCAAGCTCAGCAGCAGGTGCTATCGGTGTTCCAGACCTGTGGCAGTGAGTTATGGCGTACCGGACTGGCGAGGGAGCAGCCTATCAAATGGGTGAGTGCCCCGCCGCAGGAAGCCGCCGTTTGGATTACGGAAAAGGCCATTCAGCCTGACGTGGGGGTCGTGTGGCATCCGCGGGTGCTGTGGCTCGGGATTGGCTGTGAGCGCGGCACGGATGCTGCTGTAATCGAGGCGGCGATTACCCAAACGTTAGAGGAGGCCGGATTAGCCAGAGCAGCGATCGCCGGCCTTGCCAGTATTGATCGCAAAGCCGATGAAGTGGGGCTGCTCCAAGTCGCCCAACGTTACCAGTGGCCGATTCGCTGGTTTAGTGCTGCCCAACTCCAACAGGTGACAGTTCCGACCCCCTCCGCCATTGTCGCCGCCGAGATGGGTACCCCCAGTGTGGCGGAAGCAGCGGCATTGCTGGCCAGCGATCGCGGCCCGTTACTGGTGCCAAAGCAGATCTATCGCCATCCTGCTTACCAAGGGGCAGTGACCGTGGCAGTGGCGCAATCCCGGCGGGAATATATTCCCCGTAAGGGGGCGATCGCCCTCATTGGCACAGGCCCCGGTGCCCTTGATCAACTGACAATGGCGGCTCGCACGGCCCTATTGGCGGCGGATGTTTGGATGGGTTATGAACTGTACTTAAAACTCCTCACACCATTGCAGCAGCCGGGGCAGATGGTCTGCACCTACCCCATTACCCAAGAGCGAGAGCGCGCCCAAGCGGCCATTGAACTCGCGAGCTGGGGGCTGCACGTGGCCGTGGTCTCCTCAGGGGACTGTGGCATCTACGGCATGGCTGGCTTAGTGCTAGAACTATTGATGCAGTCCAACCGCAGCGATTTGGCTGTTAACGTCTTTCCGGGCGTGAGTGCCGTCAATGCTGCCGCTGCCCGCGTGGGTGCTCCCCTGATGCACGATTTTTGTACCATTAGCCTCAGCGATCGCCTCACCCCATGGCCGGTCATTGAGGCACGCCTTGAAGCTGCTGCCAAAGCAGACTTTGTAACGGCTCTTTACAATCCCCGCTCCCGCGATCGCCAACAACAATTGGTGCAGGCGCAGCAGATTTTCCAACGCCATCGCCCCCCCAGCACGCCGGTCGCCATTGTGCGAGCCGCCTACCGTCCCGAAGAGCAGATTACCCTCACCACCTTGGCAGCATTTCAGCCCGCCGCCGTGGATATGTTTAGCCTTGTTTTAATTGGCAATGCAACCACGCGGCGCTTTCAGGATTGGTTAATTACGCCCCGGGGCTACTTGGCGGCTTTAGAATACTCCCAATCGAGTCAAGAGTCCAAAGGAGAGGGAATTCATTAG